The Mycoplasmopsis caviae sequence ATTTCTAAAAAAAATAAAAGAATTATTTTTGAATCATTTTTTTAAAAAGAATGATTAAAAGAAAAAAGCCTAAAAATAAAGTGAACCCCTAAAGTTGTACAAAAGAACTTTGGGGGTTCACTTCACGGACTCCGCTTGATAAAAATAATCGAATATTTTATAATTTTTTTGTACAAGATTTGGGTTTCACATCAAAATTAACCTAATTTATTTGATAATTTCTATTTTTTTACTTATTTACATCATGAATTTCTTGGCAAAGAATCGATGCAAAAAATATTTTTTTGCTTTGCAAAGGGCGTTGATTTTTCGTTTTATTGATATCATTTTCTCATAAAATATAGAATTTTCGCCTTCAAATTCTTCTAATTGTTTATGAATGTAGTTTATTCTTATATGTTTTAAATCATTTAGTGCCAAATTTTGCTGTACACTTCCTTTTCCTAAATTACTAATAAGTTTTTCATTCATAATAAACCAGCAATAAACAAAAGTTTTATATTCTGTTTTTAAATTCAAGACTCTTTGATTTAATATGCAATTATTTTCATCTACAACCCCAACTCTTCCAATGTTTCCAGTCATTGTTAAGAGAATATCTCCAACATTTAGCACTGATGAATAATTATTAGAAGATGGTGTACAGAAAAACGTGTTTTCTGTTGAAAAACCGTTTTCAGTTACATTCTTTATAGTAATTATTTTGTGGCTACCTGAATTAGAAATCTCACTATTTTTAAATGAATAACCATTTTTAAATGAAACAATTGAATTTAACAGGATTGTTTCATTTTTTTCTTCCATCAATAAGAAATTTTTTAGTAAAAAACTATTGGTTTTTTCTATTATTTCTCTATATTTCTCAATCAAATCATCAATACTTCCTATAATGTCTATTATGTATTGTTGTGTTGATAGGTCAGGCACATCAATTTCGATGCTTTGGATTAGTGGTAGTCTTAAAGAAGGTACGGTTGAACCAACAGCAACTCTTTTAAAATAACCATTATTTTTAATAAGAAAATAATATAAATACTTTGGAATAACAATATTTTTATTGAAATTCATTAATGAATAACAACGTTGATGTAAGTCAAATTTTCCATTATAGTATCTTGGAATGAATTCTTTTCCTTCGCCAGGTATTATTATTGATTCTTCATCAAAAATAAATTTTGGGGATCTTTTGACATTTTCGGACCTATCAAATAATGGGTATAAGCCATCTTCAACTGCATCAACAGAA is a genomic window containing:
- a CDS encoding restriction endonuclease subunit S, translated to MKLKDVCSIKTGKSNSVDAVEDGLYPLFDRSENVKRSPKFIFDEESIIIPGEGKEFIPRYYNGKFDLHQRCYSLMNFNKNIVIPKYLYYFLIKNNGYFKRVAVGSTVPSLRLPLIQSIEIDVPDLSTQQYIIDIIGSIDDLIEKYREIIEKTNSFLLKNFLLMEEKNETILLNSIVSFKNGYSFKNSEISNSGSHKIITIKNVTENGFSTENTFFCTPSSNNYSSVLNVGDILLTMTGNIGRVGVVDENNCILNQRVLNLKTEYKTFVYCWFIMNEKLISNLGKGSVQQNLALNDLKHIRINYIHKQLEEFEGENSIFYEKMISIKRKINALCKAKKYFLHRFFAKKFMM